In the Telopea speciosissima isolate NSW1024214 ecotype Mountain lineage chromosome 2, Tspe_v1, whole genome shotgun sequence genome, one interval contains:
- the LOC122649904 gene encoding probable xyloglucan endotransglucosylase/hydrolase protein 32, translating to MAFFSLFLILLMVPFSNADWPPSPGYYPSSKFRSIGFYQGYRNLWGAQHQSLDQNTLTIWLDSTSGSGFKSIHPFRSGYFGAAIKLQSGYTAGVITSLYLSNNEAYPGYHDEIDIEFLGTTPGKPYTLQTNVYIKGSGDGNIIGREMKFHLWFDPTSDFHNYGVLWTPKEIIFFVDDIPIRRYPKKSDATFPLRPMWVYGSIWDASSWATEDGKYKANYNYQPFVGRYNNFKLSGCSAYAPAWCHPVSASPYHSGGLSRQQFYAMLWVRRSYLVYDYCTDYKRDRSLTPECF from the exons AtggctttcttttctctctttctcatccTTCTAATGGTCCCTTTTAGCAATGCCGACTGGCCACCTTCACCTGGTTACTACCCAAGTTCCAAATTTAGGTCTATAGGCTTTTACCAAGGCTATAGAAATCTCTGGGGTGCTCAACACCAGAGTCTAGATCAGAACACATTGACAATCTGGCTTGATAGTACCTCAG GAAGTGGGTTCAAGTCGATTCACCCATTTCGTTCTGGGTACTTTGGTGCTGCTATTAAGCTTCAATCTGGTTATACTGCTGGAGTTATTACATCTTTATAT CTTTCCAACAATGAAGCTTATCCAGGGTACCATGATGAAATTGACATCGAATTCCTTGGAACAACACCAGGAAAGCCTTACACATTACAGACTAATGTGTACATTAAAGGAAGTGGAGATGGGAATATTATTGGAAGAGAGATGAAATTTCATCTTTGGTTTGATCCAACAAGTGATTTTCACAACTATGGTGTACTTTGGACCCCAAAAGAGATCAT ATTCTTTGTGGACGATATACCCATAAGAAGGTATCCAAAGAAAAGTGATGCCACCTTCCCATTAAGGCCAATGTGGGTATATGGATCAATATGGGATGCCTCATCGTGGGCCACAGAAGATGGAAAATACAAGGCCAATTATAACTACCAACCCTTTGTCGGCAGATACAACAATTTTAAGCTCAGTGGATGCTCAGCCTACGCACCAGCTTGGTGCCACCCAGTGTCGGCCTCACCGTATCATTCTGGTGGTCTGTCTCGTCAACAGTTCTATGCCATGCTATGGGTACGGAGGAGTTACTTGGTCTATGATTACTGCACTGACTATAAGAGAGACCGTTCCCTTACCCCCGagtgtttctga